Genomic segment of Apium graveolens cultivar Ventura chromosome 7, ASM990537v1, whole genome shotgun sequence:
tgaTTTTTCATTATCTCAATTGAAATAATGAGTCCCCCAAATAATGGGGGAATTACAAATCAAAATTTATGATTATAATTTCTAAgttatatgaaaaatatatataacataaaattataatatttatgatttggtctattcggtccggactgAAATATTTTTTATAAGAACGAGACAGAATCGAATTTTATTTTGGTCTATTCGGTACGGATCGAATAAaccgaatttctgaaaaattagGACATAACCAAATTAACACAGTTCGATTCAGTTTTTTGATTTTGATTCGATTTTGCTTAACcttaaaagaaaaaagaaaaaagatttTGGTCGTCCCATTGGCCGCTTCTCTTACACAGTGAAGGTACTTTTAAGAGTTGACAAAGTCTAATAATCTTTTTGGTGCTTTTCGAGTAAAGAAAGGATTTTATTATTTTTCAACTTGAGCTACTTGCAAATCGCTTTGACAAAGAATGTTTTGTACTCTGTTCGTCCCGTTAAAATGTACTCAATTACGGTCTATTCGATTCGTCTGATTTGGATCCTGTTAATTCATGGGTCCCGTTATAATTATTATCCTGTTGAGATGTATATGTTTTATTTGAACACACATATTAATAAAAAGTGAAACATTATAagaaaaaagtaaaaaaaatggTAAAATAATGGGACTAATTAATATTTGATATTTAAATTTAGTGTATTGAAAGAAAATAGAAAATGTAAATGGGTGTagttaaatttaatattataatttttttactatttttgatatattttaaaatatataaaattaaaaggACATCTCGAAAAAAGAAGTATATAGACTTAAATGAAACATAAAGAGAGTAATAATTTTCTAATAGTTGTCACTTGTCATGTGAGATTTAAATGGGCAAGAATCAATTATTTTTATCGTGTGGATAAGTAAGAATCATTTTAACCCACTTTGCCAGCATAGCAACCCATGAATCCAATTAATGATACGTGCTAATTATAGTTTCCAGCTAGGTACAGTAATATAGTAccatatatttataataactttTGCCCGTTATGTGCCATAAGTAATGCAGATTCTCTTGTAtatttgtcaattaagcacaaaaCCCATGTGATACAGAAACTGGATCTTTAATGAAATGCCTCAAATGCAGACTCACAGCCGGTGCCAATCTTTAATGAAATACCCAAATCTTAAGAAATTACCATTTGTGACTGTCCCTAGTTATTGCCCTTGATAAAGGATAGTTATTGTCCTATGAAGGTAAAACAAGAGTGAGATCAATTTATTACATGCCAATTGTATATTCAAGAATCATGTAAAAACTAAAGAAAAAGCGTCATCATATCATAAGTGCATGTTCGAAAATTTGTACTCCATAGAGGTAAATAACAAACTGCAAAATAAGAGTTACAATTGAAAGCCTTAAAATCTTGACAACCATGGTCCGTGTATCAATATGTACTAGTGCCACCAATATTACAATATGATATTAAAAAACCTACTATTTTAAACATAAAATGAGATGATATTTTGGTGACTAGATTTGCTTGACATAGCCTCCATTGTTACTCATTTGAACTCCGCCTTTAGGAACATCGACATCAACCATGAACCTTTTCCAGAACCAATGTGTCTTCCATACCATTGTCATTTCTTCTATGGGAATATTTTTAGTCTCGGGCAAAAAGAAGTATATGAACACGGTCATCACAAACACCCAGAAGGCAAAGAACAAGAAGAGTCCGAATTTCAAGTGACACAACAACATTAAGAAGAGTTGAGCTATGATGAATGTGAAAAGCATGTTCACTGAAACTGTGATACTCTGCGCAGCTGATCGGATTTCTAATGGAAAGATTTCACTAGGCACTAACCATCCCAGAGGTCCCCAGGACCATGCGAATCCTGCAACATATATGCATATGAAAAGGACTACGACGATGGCATACCACTTGGGTAAGTTATCAGCATTGCCAGATGTTCCGAATTTTATACCAATGCAAACTGCAACCGCAATCTGTCCAAAACAAATTAACAAGAGAACAAGGTTAAAACAAGTGAATTTGATAAGAAATATAAACGAACATTAGCAACACTTGTTAATAGTAAATGTACCTGGCAAAGAAACATCTGAATACCTCCCTGGAGGAAAAGAAACCTTCGTCCCACCTTATCAACAGAAAAGATAGAAACAAAAGTTGCTATCACATTTACTCCACCAGTGATCACAGCAGACATAAGAGACGCATCACCTCCAAAACCGATAGTCTTAAACAAAACAGGGGCGTAAAACATAATAACATTGATGCCAGTAACTTGCTGAAAGAATGGAATAAGAATAGCCATTACAAGTTGTGGCCTATACTTTGGTTGCAAGAGATTTCTCCAAGGATCTTGCACTTGCTTAGAGGCTTCACTAGCCGCAATAAGATCATTAAACTCCTCATCAACATCATCAATACCGCGAATTTTAATTAGTTGTTTTTTAGCTTTCTCTTGCTTCCCATTTTCAATCATTGAGTTGGGAGTCTCAGGGAGATACAACGATCCACAGATCATGATCAGTGCAGGGACAACAGCTCCTCCTAAACTCAAACGCCATCCCCAACCCCCTTCAATCTTATCAAAGGCATAGTTCAAGACATTGGCCACAAGGATACCGACGGTGATTGATAACTGGAAGCAAATATTGAGGGCTCCTCTGTACTTGTATGGTGCCATTTCAGAGAGGTACAGTGGCACTGCCTGTAATTACAAAGCCAAAACAACATAACTTAAAATTATTCATATGAACAAACCttagttattttatttaattataggTTTTTTTCTTATATTGTAGctaatttaatatatatacacaaaTTTCAAGTCTCAATCTAAGCAAGAATAGAGAACATGGTTGGTAATTTACAAATACAACTTGCACTAGGGTCTTCTAAGCCATTTTATTAGAAACAAAGTGAGAGTCACATTCATGAGTAAAACAACATATAAATGGAGATGTCATGCCATAGAAAAGTGAGGCATATGCATGACTTATTTGCCCAGTTGAGTCATTAATATTTTATGTCTTTGGGtgcataaataaataaataaaaatcataCAATTGTTTTAGTTGAAAAAATTATAACCAACAATTTTCAAGATTTGAACCATTGACCAAAATAAATTTTTCTAGTAGGTGCATGTAAATTCTTCATCACAGCTAACAACTTCATACTACTACATCAGAATCTGACTCATACATGTAAAAGATTTCAAACAACTCATGATTCAGATCCAAATTTAATGTTCATCATAGTCCAGATTCAGTTGAGACACAACAGAGGGGCTGAGTTGTAAAGGAATTTCTCCAACAAGTGAGGACCTACTTCATTATAGTTGCACATACAAATTTTTGCAATGAATACCCACCAAGAAAATCTTGATagtgaaattaaaaaaaaaatacaaaaaaaggTCATTGCAATATAAGAGCTACAAAGCTACAAGATAAATTAGCTGAATTCAGATATAAAAATATTACACATAAAAACAAGAAAAGTTGTGCTATTTCTGACAACAACACATTTGAACTATATATAACAAGTAGTTTGGCAAACAAATCACATAGAATTATTCAAAGATTCTTTCActcaaaacaaatcacaaaaatctaaaaatttaataaaatattgtTACCTGATTAGCAAATCCGATACCGAAACCAAGCAAAATCCGGCCAATAATAAGCATAGCAACGTCTTGAGCAAAGCCATTGATGAGAGCACCGGCACAAAACAATAAACCACCAGCAAGCATAGATAGCTTACGACCCAATCTACGTGTGACCCATGAAGCCACAACTGATGAACATAGAGCAGCCAAGTACAACGATGATGTAAACATAGTTAGTGTTTGGCTGTCAAATTTACAGTACTGATTCGTCGAATCATCAGCCTTTTGTTTCCTGTACACGGATGGAAAAAACTTCTTCAAGAATGGATCCATAGATGTCACACCACCTGCAAAAAATTATCGAAATCCATAACAATAAATCAAACCAAACATATTCGGTATATCTTGTTCGCAGCAACCTATGCAACAAcattaataataattattgtaACGCTTGTATGTTATACCTGAAATTCCAATATCATAACCGAAGATCAAACCACCCATGGCTGCAATAATGCATGTTACCATGACATATGTAGTTAGCTCTCCGGGATAAGCTTTTCCACTACCGGAATTGATAGGACCACCGCCGGCCATTTTTAACCGGAAAAATATAGAGACTTATGAGTCTGTATAGACTGAAGAATAGTTGTAGTAAATCTAAAGTAAATGAGAGTGGGCAATGAGAAAATAAGTACAAAGGATGGGATGTTTACGACTGGTGGTGACAAGGGTATATatagatttttttaattataCTTTCTTGTTTGTCCAAACGAAATTCCAGCTAATGCATAAATATTTGTTCTACTGTTACTAATTTTTTTCCTTCTTATCCTTTTTATTTTCCATTATTAAGTTAAATTTCAGTAGTAGCAATTTTATTTGGTGTAGTATAAGATATTTCAAAAGATTCAACTTAACGGTTTTGCACGTTCATTACCTAAACTAATGGGGTGCCTTGACATTTTGTCCTTCAATATACTTCATtatcattttaaataattttatacaCAAGTAGGTTTTAATTTTTAAAGCTAAAATACACTATAAAGCCATCTCCAATAAACAGAGGTCGGTCAAGAATTGTCAAATCTTATATGACATAAAACATTGTTTGCTAATTTATTAAAGTTATATGACTGCAAAGAGGTTGTTAACAAAAATTGTTAAAACTTGACAATTTCTGGAATTagctaaaatatatatatacatgccaaaaattatatatatatacatgccaAAAATTATATTAATAGTACAATTTTTTATTTATGACTCATTTATCATTTAATTTAGGAAATACATAGGAAATTTTTAAAAGTTGCTAACTATTAAAATATGATATTGTCAAGTTGATATAAAATatagtgaaaataaaatattaatatagaTGATGATTTGAAAAGTTGACAATTATTTTGACAATCCCTTGCTAGAGGCTCTAAAAGAAATCGTATTTAAGAGCATAAAGAATGGAAAAATGACAAATTTGCTTTAATTTAGGAGCTAAATATTCCAAATCAGTTACTAAAATTTTTCAAATGAcatcatatttattatatttgaaTTTTTGATTATACATATTTATGACGGCGGGTCTCATCTCATTATAAAAAAATATCAAGTATGCAAGTTACATGTAGCAAGAACAATTTATAAACCGTTATAGGATTAAAgcattttcttaatttaattacATTTAGCGGACCAAGTTACTGTTTCATTAGTGCCTCTGATTTTGTATATATGCAAATCCAATGTATATGAAAAATATAAAGATTGAAATATCAAGGCATTTTGAGAAAAGATTTGAAAAGGACTCGTTAACCGGTTGAGTGTAAAAGAAGATTAGGGTTTTTTACAGTAATACGCAATTACATAAATAGCAGTACGTGTGACAAATTGCAGATGTGGATCAACTATCCACAGGGTTGGGAATTCTTTTATATTACCTCTGCTATTAAGATAGATAGAGTTGCTTATCGGTGTGTGGATAATGTCTCGTAATTATGGCTTCGGTCACAGTAAAGTAAACTTGCACCATTTTTCTATTCAATTTGTAGGAAAAACGTGACTTCCTTTCTAACTTTACAAATATACAACTGGTTTTTTTCTAATATGTTGCACTTCGAATGTATCTTTTCTGCTGTGCTTTTGTCACCGTGTCAGTAAATATACACACTTAATATCTTCTTCTTTTTTGTATAATTTCAAATTGAAGAAACATCCCAAAATTGTCACTGCATTTTTTTCAGATAATATTACAGATGGTAATTTTCACGGGATCGGCCGTCATACATAGCTCATAAATTAAATTTTGTCACTTCTTATTTTATGTCactttaaattatttattaaaaaaattgagtTATCTGGTactactttttcaaattttgtCAATAAAAACCGGTTAGAATAGATTTTCATATTTTCTTAACCGAAATTCGTATGAGACAATTATAACATTAACAGggttattataatataaatatgaAGTACTATTTAAGTGAATAAacaaaatatttattaatttactGGTATTAAGCTATAGTAGGTAGGGGTGCATAAAGTTAAAAAATCGGACCGGACCAAATTGATTCAGACGGAATCGAAAATCGGATCTTTCCAGAACTACGAATCGAGGACTGGATTGGCTTTATACGGTCTTGGGACATAtcttattattttatattttattatataaaatacgaattttaGTAATTTATAGTGTAGTATCGATCTATTTTTACTATATCAATTTGTTATGTATTAATTTGAATCAATAAAATATGATATGGGTGAATGTGTAATATTTATATATGAGTTTATAAAACATAAAGTAaaagtaaaataattatatatatgaattCAGGTCCATTCAAACATGTAATTCCTGCACCGGAGAGTACTGGATCGAAAACCGAATTATTTTCAATTATAAAGATTGGGAACCGAATTAGGTCCGCTCCGTATTACAGGTAAGACCGGAATCGTGTGCGACCCAGCACTAAGACTAGTTATAGTCAAGTCTAGAGTCAATGCAAACTTAAATATGatgtaataatttatttttttatcgtaggtaacccgcagccgctacccttcgggtgcgcactgggtaaatcCTATGGGCTCACGTAATAGtatgcaaaccacgtgaaccaaggtaaaccgcatttaaacgacaggctctggctcaggaggcataatcataaattctcctcccatGGGATTCGAaactgtgaccaagaggatagttttactctctttaaccaactgaatCAATCCTTGCAAGCTGATGTAATAAATTTTGAATATGTGGATATGAATTTGCACCATTTTTTTGTTTAGCAGATTTGAAATGTGGAATGCCCCAACCGATGTACATCGAAAACCTAAAAACTTTGGTTGTAGTTGAAATCACCTGCATGTATTGAAAAATATTTGTGAAAAAATTTAATTAGTTTTATACttttatttttaacaaaataatTGGTGAGTACATTGACCCGGTCCAAGTAAACTGGGGAGGATCTATTCTTTCCATGTTATAGGAACAAGTGGACAATTTTCTACTGCCCTACTGGTTTTTCATCAGCTTTATGCACAGTGCACTGCGTTCTCTTTTGTTTTTCCTTTTCGTCTGACGACAATTCAAGTCTTTCTGTCCATCTTTAAAACATTTTCCGTACTTCATCCAGCATTACTCTCTTCATGCTTCGTCCCATTCTAATAATACTTTCCAAAATAAAAATTTCACaaaatatttatcatattttttaacACATACTACAAATTTAAGAGTTTCAATATTTACTAAATCAAGTCACAATATCTTTCTCATAAATATCCTTATAACGAATTTAAAAAATGCACAGTATTTTTTGTTTGAGAATTCTAATGGGTAATCATGTACTTTTTAACTTTTCTAAATGTTACTC
This window contains:
- the LOC141671659 gene encoding sugar carrier protein C-like produces the protein MAGGGPINSGSGKAYPGELTTYVMVTCIIAAMGGLIFGYDIGISGGVTSMDPFLKKFFPSVYRKQKADDSTNQYCKFDSQTLTMFTSSLYLAALCSSVVASWVTRRLGRKLSMLAGGLLFCAGALINGFAQDVAMLIIGRILLGFGIGFANQAVPLYLSEMAPYKYRGALNICFQLSITVGILVANVLNYAFDKIEGGWGWRLSLGGAVVPALIMICGSLYLPETPNSMIENGKQEKAKKQLIKIRGIDDVDEEFNDLIAASEASKQVQDPWRNLLQPKYRPQLVMAILIPFFQQVTGINVIMFYAPVLFKTIGFGGDASLMSAVITGGVNVIATFVSIFSVDKVGRRFLFLQGGIQMFLCQIAVAVCIGIKFGTSGNADNLPKWYAIVVVLFICIYVAGFAWSWGPLGWLVPSEIFPLEIRSAAQSITVSVNMLFTFIIAQLFLMLLCHLKFGLFLFFAFWVFVMTVFIYFFLPETKNIPIEEMTMVWKTHWFWKRFMVDVDVPKGGVQMSNNGGYVKQI